ATATCAAAATAACGGACATAAAGTTTTTTAACCTGATTATCTTTCAAAACTTCTTTCTCTTTTTCAGAAAATTTGAAGATTGTTTTCCAGTAATAAAAAGAAATAACTGGATTTTCGGTTTTACTGCACGATAGCAGTAAAAAGAAAAATAGAACTGGAAAAATTCGTTTTAACAAAACCTAAAAATTACATTTGAAATCAAAAGTAAGAAATTATGCCGTTTTAAAATATTCGAAACGATAAAAAAACCGAAGAAATACAAAAGTCTTAAATCCTAATAAATGGATAAAAAATTTCAATTAAAGCAAATATAATCGTTATTTTGTGCAATCAAATTTGAAAAACCGTTATGTTGAAAAACGCTCTAAAATACATTTTATTTATAATTCTAATCTCAGTAGTAAGCTGCGCCAAAAGAGGCAGTATTACCGGCGGTTTAAAAGACACACTTGCTCCTGTTTTGATATCAAGTTATCCAGAAAACTACAGTACAAATTTTAAAGGAAATACGATCACTTTGAATTTTGACGAATATATCAAACTTAAAAACACGAATAAGCAATTAATTATTTCTCCGCCTTTTAAAAATGAACCGATAATTACGCCTACTTCGGTTAGTAAATTTATAAAAATTGAAATCCGCGATACTTTACAGCCAAATACAACTTACAGTTTGAATTTCGGACAAGCGATTCAGGACAACAATGAAGGAAATGCATTGAATCAATTTAAATACGTATTTTCTACAGGCCCATATATCGATTCGCTTAAATTGAATGGTAGAATCAAAGATTCATACGAAAAATATGTAGACAACTTTGTTTCTGTGATGCTTTATGAAGTCAACGACAAATTTAAAGATTCTGTTATCTACAAAGAGTTTCCTCGTTATATCACGAATACTTTGGACAGTATGAGAACTTTTCAATTCGAAAATCTGAAAGAAGGAAAATATCTTTTGGTCGCTCTAAAAGACAAAGGCAGCAACAATAAATTCAATCCAAAAGACGACAAAATTGGGTTCTTAAAACATTATATCACGATTCCAACCGACACAGTTTACGAATTAGAATTATTTAAAGAAACATTGCCTTTAAAGACTTTCAAACCTATTCAAGCTTCTGGAAACAGATTATTATTGCCGTATGAAGGAAAACAGAATTTCAAAAATGACAAACCAAAAATCGTCCTTAAAAACGGAAATGAAACCCTAGAAACCATTGTAACACAATTTCCTAAAAAAGATTCGCTTCAGGTTTGGTTTAAGCCTTTAAAAGCCGATTCGTTATCAATGGAAGTTTCAAAAGAAAACTACGACAAGAAATTTTCTTTTAAAATTAAAGCTCTGAAAAAAGATACGCTAAATATCAAAGCGGTGCAAAATGGGCAACTTAATTTTAGAGAACGTTTCACTTTAGAAACCGAAACGCCTTTGGTAAAATTCGACAAATCTAAAATTACATTAGTCAACAAAGATTCTACAGCTGTTGATTTCACAACAGAATATGATGAATTTGACCAAAAGCTATATGTTGATTTTGAGAAAAAACCTTTAGAAAAATACAATTTCACTTTTCTTCCAGGTGCTTTGACTGATTTTTACGAAAAAACCAATGACACATTATCGTATAAATTAACCACCAAAGAATTCGAAGATTATGGAAATTTAATTCTGAATCTGCAGAATGTAAAACGTTT
This portion of the Flavobacterium panacagri genome encodes:
- a CDS encoding Ig-like domain-containing protein, with the protein product MLKNALKYILFIILISVVSCAKRGSITGGLKDTLAPVLISSYPENYSTNFKGNTITLNFDEYIKLKNTNKQLIISPPFKNEPIITPTSVSKFIKIEIRDTLQPNTTYSLNFGQAIQDNNEGNALNQFKYVFSTGPYIDSLKLNGRIKDSYEKYVDNFVSVMLYEVNDKFKDSVIYKEFPRYITNTLDSMRTFQFENLKEGKYLLVALKDKGSNNKFNPKDDKIGFLKHYITIPTDTVYELELFKETLPLKTFKPIQASGNRLLLPYEGKQNFKNDKPKIVLKNGNETLETIVTQFPKKDSLQVWFKPLKADSLSMEVSKENYDKKFSFKIKALKKDTLNIKAVQNGQLNFRERFTLETETPLVKFDKSKITLVNKDSTAVDFTTEYDEFDQKLYVDFEKKPLEKYNFTFLPGALTDFYEKTNDTLSYKLTTKEFEDYGNLILNLQNVKRFPIIVEITNKKGDNVLASAYSEGETKITFNLLVPEEFTVRVIYDDNKNKIYDTGSFLKKTYAEEVFYYQKGIDVRSNWDVDQPIDLSIPFNPEVEKKQEDKKKKEAEKKRKAF